Proteins found in one Zea mays cultivar B73 chromosome 1, Zm-B73-REFERENCE-NAM-5.0, whole genome shotgun sequence genomic segment:
- the LOC100273187 gene encoding Basic blue protein-like precursor codes for MAEGRGSARAIGAMAFAVACCYCCVAIADAATTYYVGDSNGWSFSSPSWPNGKHFRAGDTLVFRYIPWIHNVVAVDEDGYNGCTTPPGSRTYTSGADSVTLARGDNFFICTRFGHCNLGMKLVVYAA; via the exons ATGGCTGAGGGAAGAGGCAGTGCAAGGGCCATCGGCGCCATGGCGTTCGCCGTtgcctgctgctactgctgcgtcGCCATCGCCGACGCAGCCACCACCTACTACGTCGGGGACAGCAACGGCTGGTCCTTCAGCAGCCCCAGCTGGCCCAACGGCAAGCACTTCCGCGCCGGAGACACTCTCG TGTTCAGGTACATCCCCTGGATCCACAACGTGGTGGCCGTGGACGAGGACGGGTACAACGGCTGCACGACGCCGCCGGGGTCGCGGACCTACACGTCCGGCGCCGACAGCGTGACGCTCGCCAGGGGGGACAACTTCTTCATCTGCACCCGGTTCGGCCACTGCAACCTCGGCATGAAGCTCGTCGTCTATGCCGCGTGA
- the LOC100286063 gene encoding Chemocyanin precursor (The RefSeq protein has 1 substitution compared to this genomic sequence) yields the protein MAAQARMGGARGSSGAVVLALVLLCVLLHGEFAESAVYTVGDRGGWSFNTANLPKGKRFRAGDVLVFKYDPKAHNVVPVSAAGYSSCSAPRGVRALTTGNDRVTLKRGVNYFICSFPGHCQAGMKVAVTAA from the exons ATGGCGGCTCAGGCAAGAATGGGCGGCGCTCGTGGCAGCAGCGGCGCCGTCGTGCTTGCGCTGGTCCTCCTCTGCGTGCTCCTTCATGGCGAGTTCGCCGAATCGGCGGTGTACACGGTCGGCGACCGCGGCGGGTGGAGCTTCAACACCGCCAACTGGCCCAAGGGCAAGCGCTTCCGCGCCGGCGACGTGCTCG TGTTCAAGTACGACCCCAAGGCACACAACGTGGTGCCCGTGAGCGCGGCGGGGTACAGCTCGTGCAGCGCGCCGAGGGGCGTCAGGGCGCTCACCACCGGGAACGACCGCGTCACGCTCAAGCGCGGCGTCAACTACTTCATCTGCAGCTTCCCCGGCCACTGCCAGGCCGGCATGAAGGTCGCCGTCACCGCCGCGTGA
- the LOC100284336 gene encoding chemocyanin precursor: MAAQGSGSARGSGAAAALALVLLCVLLHGELAESAVYTVGDRGGWSFNTANWPKGKRFRAGDVLAFRYNAKAHNVVPVSAAGYKSCSAPKGVRALTTGNDRVTLKRGANYFICSFPGHCQAGMKIAVTAA; this comes from the exons ATGGCGGCTCAGGGAAGTGGCAGTGCTCGTGGcagcggcgccgccgccgcgcttgCGCTGGTCCTCCTCTGCGTGCTCCTCCACGGCGAGTTGGCCGAGTCGGCGGTGTACACGGTCGGCGACCGCGGCGGGTGGAGCTTCAACACCGCCAACTGGCCCAAGGGCAAGCGGTTCCGCGCCGGCGACGTGCTCG CGTTCAGGTACAACGCCAAGGCGCACAACGTGGTGCCCGTGAGCGCGGCGGGGTACAAGTCCTGCAGCGCGCCCAAGGGCGTGAGGGCGCTCACCACCGGGAACGACCGCGTCACGCTGAAGCGCGGCGCCAACTACTTCATCTGCAGCTTCCCAGGCCACTGCCAGGCCGGCATGAAGATCGCTGTCACCGCCGCGTGA